From Hermetia illucens chromosome 6, iHerIll2.2.curated.20191125, whole genome shotgun sequence, one genomic window encodes:
- the LOC119659833 gene encoding L-galactose dehydrogenase-like, which produces MALPSTYVKGFHDEEAVGRMEYRRFGHTGMVVSKLAIGGATFSNLFGPVDEEEGIATIHKALRQGINYVDTAPYYGQGKSEELIGKALKTVPRKAYYLTTKVGRYERDPKHAFDYSAKKTRESLEKSLKLLGVDYVDLLQIHDIEFAPNLDQILNETLPMVEALKKEGKVRHIGVSAYPIGILKEIITKAPGRFDTVLCYSRYTLADDTLLDYIPFFKEQKVTLICAAVHAIGLLTNQGALPTHPASQELKDVCLKAAELCKANGVELGKLAMYYALQLEGPAIFLVGVQNRKQLDSNVDALLNGLSDEEKKCLKVLKEEYFTKSWNWEGVEIEAYWKAIKGTK; this is translated from the exons ATGGCTTTGCCAAGCACGTATGTGAAAGGATTCCATGATGAAGAAGCTGTCGGCCGCATGGAATATCGACGGTTCGGTCATACAGGAATGGTCGTCTCCAAACTGGCCATTGGTGGGGCAACTTTCAGCAATCTATTTGG CCCCGTCGACGAGGAGGAAGGAATTGCAACCATTCACAAAGCTCTCCGGCAAGGAATCAACTATGTGGATACCGCACCTTATTACGGTCAAGGAAAATCAGAGGAACTCATTGGGAAAGCTTTAAAAACAGTCCCCAGGAAAGCCTATTACTTAACGACAAAAGTTGGACGATACGAGCGCGATCCAAAACATGCTTTTGACTACTCCGCAAAGAAGACCAGAGAAAGCCTTGAAAAGAGCTTAAAGTTATTAGGGGTAGATTATGTCGACCTTTTACAGATTCACGATATCGAATTCGCCCCTAATTTAGATCAGATTTTGAATGAGACGCTACCTATGGTTGAGGCGCTGAAGAAAGAAGGGAAGGttcggcatattggagtgagTGCCTATCCAATTGGCATTCTAAAGGAGATAATTACAAAAGCACCAGGACGTTTTGAC ACCGTTCTTTGTTATTCCCGGTATACCCTAGCTGACGACACTTTGCTGGATTACATCCCCTTTTTCAAG GAGCAAAAAGTGACTCTCATATGTGCAGCGGTTCATGCAATTGGATTGCTGACCAATCAAGGGGCACTGCCGACCCACCCAGCTAGTCAGGAACTGAAAGATGTTTGTCTTAAAGCAGCCGAACTATGCAAAGCAAATGGAGTTGAACTGGGAAAATTGGCAATGTACTATGCCTTACAATTGGAAGGTCCGGCAATCTTTTTGGTAGGTGTGCAGAACCGGAAGCAGCTGGATTCAAATGTGGATGCACTGCTGAATGGACTTTCAGATGAAGAGAAGAAATGCTTGAAGGTGCTCAAGGAAGA atatttcaCAAAAAGCTGGAATTGGGAAGGTGTTGAAATTGAAGCGTACTGGAAAGCCATAAAGGGGACTAAGTAA